TTTTTTCCTGGGTCTGCTTCGCGTGCACTGTAAAGAGGACATTTATTTCGGTGAAACTGCTGACGCTGGAAAAGTTGTGCGCGAAAGTAAAACAATTGTCGTCGGTTATGCGCCTGAAAGGAGGGGGAGCGAGGAAGGAACATTacgatttttgttgttgttccgtttgtttgtctcCGTTATCACGGGAGATTTCATCTCTCTGGGGAGTGGTGAGTTTCGTCCACTTCCATACAGCAAGTTGTTGTAACTGCAATCGAGGTTTAACAGAACAGTGTCGGAGGAATATAGAAAAAGAGTAAATGCAACTCAAATATCATCTATTTGACTGTTTTAACAACATTTCTGACACTATCAAATGTCCTTAAATCAATGTTTTGCATTCAAAATATCTTTTAAAACTTGTTTCATCGACAACAATTCATCGCTATCGTcaattttttggtaaaaacacTAAATCATCCACCTCTTGGCTACGTTCGCTTTGGCTACATCAAACGAATACACCAATAGCATCACAAATAATagttcgacgacgaccgaacgGTAGCAATGCTACCTCGTCCAAAACATGCTTCTACCAGCAAATAGCCGATCATATTTGCTCCCGGACCTACTCCACACCCGGTACTGGCGCCATGCTGGAACAGCGAACTAATATTTCCCTCGAATAAACATGTTTACTGGGAAAAATCGCCTTTCCGCCCACACGACCCACAACATGGCGGTCATGagaggaaaacttttgcccTTGCTTCAAGTTCATGCTGTTCGGTCGGGACTATGGTCTTCCCCCGGCTTCTAATCGGTTCGAGCTATTGCTTTTCCGTTATTTGCTTTACCACCCAGGGGCCAGTGAAcgccgagcgagcgacgcaAGCTGGCCGGCCTGACCTCaccatcactgctgctgctgctgctgctgctgctgctgctggtgctgttgctgattgtttCCTTTCACTGTGAGTCCACGAGGCGGAATTGCCAGCCACCATCCATACCACTCGTCTCTCCGTTTGCCCGTTGTGGAGGACAAAATGCAATGTGCTTATGGTGGTGCCGCGTCGATATCGACTTGGAGAGGAGAAGGCTGAAGCCTCAGGCAGGGGGTCGTCGTGCAGGAGCGTCTTATCTCAGCGGCCATACTCTGGCCCCGAGAAAAAGGGGTCTTTGGATGGGGACACTTTGCCCGAAGGACGCTTACCGTACACAGAGACACGCACGCGAGCACACACGCGGTACACGTAGCAAGTTCCGAAACGGGATGAGCAATGCGAGGACATGAACTTCTCGAGCTACtccagaccaccaccgccacccatgGCGAGCAATGATTGCATTCCCCACCTACGTGGGATTGCCGGTGGCGAACGATTCGTGATATCAAGGACATTCACCGAGAGCATATTCGTGGCCATGTACGTTAGTCGTAGGTCTTTGTCACTGGCGAGCGCCCGGTTCCGCCACAGCCAAGCCAGAGAGCACCCGGCACATATGGCCTCGTAAATTATGATATTTCTGAATCGAACTTTCTTCCGATACTTTTCGGTTATCGGATTTCGGCTTGTTTCAGGGGGTCGTTAGGTTATGTTgttcttttccgtttgtttggcCGCCGGGCCCGgagtatcgtcgtcgtcgtcgtcgtccgagaAGAGCGTCGGCGAGTAAATCCACAAAACATTAATTTCTGTCATCCATTTGGGACCGCGAAagtcctcgctcgctcgctgctgtaGTCTCGTGTGAGTTGGGGGAAAAGGGCAGGTGGAATTCGGATTTCTGCCGATACGCTACACGCCTCAGCACTATATGTTTGTTCGTACATTTGCGGCAAAATTCTCGTTACGCTGCGCTCGCCACAAAATGTCGGCAAACATATCGAACCGAAAACGGGGGCTTTTGATTTCATACTGCTTATTGGAGCCAAGGATAGCGAATAGAGTGCCATTGGCAGTCAGTGTCTAAGCAGAATCGGCTTTGAGGAAATGGGGAACTTTCCTTCTGTATGAAAGACCATTTTGTGGGCAGCGTTAGCGTCTCTGTGAATGTTCGTTGTTCGAAGCGATAATATCATTTCTGATAATGATACAACTTCCGCAATAAGTCAATTCACAACTACATCGTTTTGTGTAAAGCGATAAGCTTTAATCAATGTCGATTTAATTGACAAAAAGCCGTTTATTTCAAAAATCGATCTTTGTTTATAATTTTCTCTTTTGACAGCTCAAGATCGCGTCTTGACAGCGCGAAATTTCCCCCGGATTAAACGCCGGCCGATCTTTTATCCGGGAAAACCCTTTTTATCGGTGAAAAACGTAAGTGAAATGTGTTGCGGCGGATTACTTATTTCGGCCCGTGGGCTTAGCTGGTTTCTGGTGACGCTGATCGCCTGTATGACGCTGCTGGCCGCGATCGTACAGCCAAAGTGGTTGATCGGACCCGAACAGATCCAGATCGAGAATGTCGAGGGCAACTTTACCATGTACCGGCAGCCCTCGGTTGGAATTTACAACAGGTATGGGCATGCCAGGAGGCGCGATATACTCCGAGACTGACCATCTCTCACGTgtctctgttttgttttccaccttccGGCAGATGCAAACGGATGGGCCGTAACGAGTACAACTGCGGTAACTTCGATCTGTACGGATTGTGGACGGATTCGATCATCTTTCCCGTGCCGTGGAAATTCACCATGACCCTGATGTGCGGCGGTACGATGCTGCATGCTTTGACGCTGATCTGTATCCTGCCGACCTGCTTGCGTATGCGTACCATCTGCAAATGGAGCCTGTACAAGCTGCTCGGAATTCTCCAGGGTACGGc
The sequence above is a segment of the Anopheles darlingi chromosome 2, idAnoDarlMG_H_01, whole genome shotgun sequence genome. Coding sequences within it:
- the LOC125960184 gene encoding LHFPL tetraspan subfamily member 2 protein, giving the protein MCCGGLLISARGLSWFLVTLIACMTLLAAIVQPKWLIGPEQIQIENVEGNFTMYRQPSVGIYNRCKRMGRNEYNCGNFDLYGLWTDSIIFPVPWKFTMTLMCGGTMLHALTLICILPTCLRMRTICKWSLYKLLGILQGTAGLLVLCGFLAYPLGWSEQRVKTLCGLDAEAYAPADCSLGMALYLGAFGVLLTFASAVLSAKAEDAHYSGKAQQRIEEGEVLVCVP